One stretch of bacterium DNA includes these proteins:
- a CDS encoding type III pantothenate kinase, producing MATLAIDIGNRRAKLAIVSVEDEIVHRMHFPTSELQNNAEVIVKIANDPRVNGITMGSSVPHAVKAVKELLSDYPLLVVSGETPSEITVEYEPKLSLGPDRLAAAVGAYHVYGKALKRAIMIVDAGTAVTADLISEGGIFVGGAILPGDGLAFECLASGTANLEKIEYYPTEAYIGACTEECMLVGIRSAVVGAIEHLYKRYCDFHREHPFMLLTGASAAWIAPELAVPHMVDPDIVLVGLAAIWTYNNGKIINDKTSRTI from the coding sequence ATGGCAACATTAGCTATAGACATAGGTAATAGAAGGGCGAAGCTTGCTATAGTCTCCGTCGAGGATGAAATAGTGCATAGAATGCACTTCCCAACTTCCGAATTGCAAAATAATGCTGAAGTTATCGTTAAGATTGCAAACGATCCTCGAGTGAATGGGATAACGATGGGTTCATCGGTTCCGCATGCAGTTAAAGCGGTTAAAGAACTGCTTTCGGATTACCCTCTGCTGGTAGTGTCGGGTGAAACTCCGAGCGAGATTACTGTAGAATATGAACCAAAATTAAGCCTCGGCCCAGACCGACTTGCTGCTGCAGTTGGTGCTTATCATGTCTATGGAAAAGCCTTAAAAAGAGCGATTATGATTGTCGATGCGGGGACAGCTGTTACTGCTGATCTTATTAGCGAGGGTGGAATATTTGTTGGTGGTGCGATTCTACCCGGTGACGGTCTCGCATTTGAATGTCTTGCTTCCGGAACGGCGAATCTAGAAAAAATTGAATATTACCCCACTGAAGCATATATCGGAGCCTGCACAGAAGAGTGTATGCTTGTGGGAATTCGATCCGCAGTTGTTGGAGCTATCGAACATCTATATAAAAGATATTGTGACTTTCACCGGGAACATCCATTTATGCTTTTAACCGGTGCTTCAGCGGCTTGGATAGCGCCGGAGCTTGCCGTTCCCCACATGGTCGATCCAGATATCGTTCTTGTCGGTCTTGCCGCCATATGGACCTACAATAATGGAAAAATAATAAATGACAAAACTTCCCGAACTATTTGA
- the smc gene encoding chromosome segregation protein SMC: MFLAKLTIHGFKSFARKTELSFSQGLSAVVGPNGCGKTNILDAIRWVIGEQKVKSLRSTSMQDVIFEGTREQKPMGMAEVQIKLKDCKGLLPYDPMEETVIIGRRYFRTGDSEYLVNGRQVRLKDIQSILMGTGIGNSVYALIEQSMIQRILSGRKDDRRALFEEAAGIMKYKLDRRASESKLKNTEDDLTRLGDIITEVENNVNFLKRQMRRAQDLKRLKKRAAGLAVKIADNEYHHISNSLSEIAKKLSLKEEETAVIHAKKTELETRRQVLSVDRDEKEVQVSKTGEVLRKIESEMASGEKEFAVLQERIINAESGIETSNLTAKTQETHQKELVEQINKTSGILGQKQSEFEKTKNKTDELIARQTDSEKGYSVLRKEVIEFRGGLGKAESAFARTSANIDSAKRQLLTIDGQIDQTRKKSASEIKILEEKKAQFEIAEKQQGKLKEEYVGAKTHFENSQSELAEIRTNKSMLYEEVGKLGGEVSGLRAKLKALEENAERGKLAKPIRDKIISIGGAFGQVADLLEPSELSAQAIDLVLGDLSRAWVVQDKKSAALVAEIINKAKASAIVIVLEELPKAQSNAAVVKTGFEAVLSLLDGFSSDEVSDNFVAVDGDYLRAPGIRKIGKLKTSPVTRFTELKSLRKTLAEIEKIDFQANENLKDSMQKEKRARLKLDESKNLLGESEKRFYSAERQHREREFDIRTLEGSIKNADSRIGEFIAQRDRTIASITGYESSLSDLHSRTEQGNAQLKKMLEKQEKAEVEVRDCTRLATNYQMEYVRAKGVIEGISRELERLELQRKEASLAVNRAKQRAEQLEVELGDYRNSQEKHRERIRKLFGEKEEAENSFNKTMEDAREVNDMLRKVDVELRETTNNFTALEKIVHEKTMEKHDQEIQIGWLKKNLLSDYSIDIEKIDHQEKLSEVEEQKARNKLDRLKGRIADFGGVDPESEVKYEEELNRFEFMTTQRKDLLDAGQELKKTIRRLDNIAREEFLETFEKTRLNFRQIFTELFEGGEADLKLEEGVDVLEADIEIAARPRGKRFLSINKLSQGEKALCALSLLFGLYKVKPSPFCMLDEVDAPLDDANVNRFLRLIRRFAQDTQFILITHNKKTMEATDFLYGITMQEHGISKAISLKLADLALDFENQSPVIK; the protein is encoded by the coding sequence ATGTTTCTCGCGAAACTTACAATACATGGCTTTAAGAGTTTTGCACGCAAGACCGAGCTTTCGTTCAGTCAGGGACTGTCTGCTGTTGTCGGGCCGAATGGATGTGGGAAAACAAATATTCTCGATGCTATCCGCTGGGTTATCGGCGAACAAAAAGTAAAATCACTACGTTCTACCTCGATGCAAGATGTCATATTCGAGGGAACACGTGAGCAGAAGCCTATGGGTATGGCAGAAGTCCAGATCAAGCTTAAAGATTGCAAGGGTTTGCTTCCATATGATCCCATGGAGGAGACGGTGATTATTGGGCGCAGATATTTCCGCACAGGTGATTCGGAATATCTCGTTAACGGAAGGCAGGTTCGCCTAAAGGATATCCAGTCCATTTTAATGGGAACGGGCATTGGAAATTCGGTTTATGCCCTTATCGAGCAATCGATGATTCAGCGCATTCTTTCCGGTCGTAAGGATGATCGCAGGGCGCTTTTTGAAGAAGCAGCGGGAATAATGAAGTATAAGCTTGACCGCCGCGCCTCGGAGAGTAAACTCAAAAACACGGAGGACGATCTAACTCGACTCGGTGATATAATAACCGAAGTTGAGAATAATGTGAATTTTCTAAAACGGCAAATGCGCCGTGCGCAAGACTTGAAAAGGCTGAAAAAACGCGCTGCTGGTCTCGCTGTAAAAATAGCCGATAATGAATATCACCATATTAGTAATTCGCTTTCGGAAATCGCAAAGAAATTGTCCTTAAAAGAGGAAGAAACAGCAGTAATACATGCGAAAAAGACGGAACTTGAGACACGCCGTCAAGTGCTCTCTGTGGATCGAGACGAAAAGGAAGTGCAAGTTTCAAAGACCGGCGAGGTGCTTAGGAAGATAGAATCTGAGATGGCCTCTGGCGAGAAAGAATTTGCGGTTCTTCAGGAAAGGATTATCAATGCGGAAAGTGGCATTGAAACCTCGAATCTAACTGCGAAAACACAAGAAACGCATCAAAAAGAGCTTGTTGAACAAATAAATAAAACCTCGGGAATTCTGGGACAAAAGCAAAGCGAATTTGAAAAAACCAAAAATAAAACGGACGAATTAATCGCGCGCCAGACTGATTCTGAAAAGGGCTATTCTGTTTTACGAAAAGAAGTAATCGAATTTCGAGGTGGCCTTGGGAAGGCTGAATCAGCCTTTGCGAGAACCTCGGCAAACATCGATTCCGCAAAAAGGCAGCTTCTTACAATCGATGGGCAAATTGACCAGACAAGAAAGAAATCTGCTTCAGAAATAAAAATTCTCGAAGAAAAAAAGGCGCAATTCGAGATAGCTGAAAAGCAACAGGGAAAGCTTAAGGAAGAATACGTTGGAGCTAAAACACATTTCGAGAACTCTCAATCAGAATTAGCCGAAATAAGAACGAATAAATCCATGCTTTACGAGGAGGTTGGTAAACTCGGTGGCGAGGTTAGCGGCTTGCGCGCTAAACTCAAAGCGCTCGAGGAAAACGCCGAAAGGGGTAAGCTTGCGAAGCCTATTCGTGATAAAATAATTTCTATCGGAGGCGCTTTTGGGCAGGTTGCAGACCTGCTTGAACCATCAGAGCTTAGCGCTCAGGCAATCGATCTGGTGCTAGGCGATCTTTCGAGAGCATGGGTGGTGCAGGACAAAAAATCGGCCGCTTTAGTCGCTGAAATAATAAATAAGGCAAAAGCATCGGCGATAGTAATAGTGCTTGAAGAGCTCCCGAAAGCTCAATCTAATGCCGCCGTTGTGAAAACGGGCTTTGAAGCTGTTCTTTCATTACTCGATGGCTTTTCCTCAGATGAAGTATCGGACAATTTTGTAGCTGTCGATGGTGATTACTTACGCGCTCCGGGCATCAGGAAAATAGGAAAACTCAAGACTTCGCCGGTTACGCGCTTCACAGAACTAAAATCTCTGAGAAAGACGCTCGCGGAAATAGAGAAAATCGATTTTCAGGCGAATGAAAACCTTAAAGACTCGATGCAAAAGGAGAAAAGAGCTAGATTAAAACTCGATGAGTCTAAAAATTTGCTTGGCGAAAGCGAAAAAAGGTTCTATAGCGCCGAAAGACAACATCGGGAGCGTGAATTCGATATTAGAACACTCGAAGGTTCAATAAAGAATGCCGATTCGAGGATTGGGGAATTTATAGCCCAAAGAGACAGGACAATAGCTTCTATAACGGGATACGAAAGCTCCTTATCCGATCTTCATTCCAGAACAGAACAGGGAAACGCTCAGCTTAAAAAAATGCTCGAGAAGCAGGAAAAGGCTGAGGTCGAGGTGCGAGATTGCACTCGGCTTGCGACAAACTACCAAATGGAATATGTGCGTGCGAAAGGTGTAATAGAGGGTATATCGCGCGAATTGGAGAGGTTGGAATTGCAGAGAAAAGAAGCTTCTTTGGCTGTGAATCGTGCGAAACAGAGGGCAGAGCAACTCGAGGTTGAACTCGGTGATTATAGGAATTCTCAGGAGAAACATCGAGAGCGGATTAGGAAGCTATTCGGTGAAAAGGAAGAGGCGGAAAATTCCTTCAACAAAACCATGGAGGATGCACGAGAGGTCAACGATATGCTTCGAAAGGTCGATGTCGAATTGCGGGAGACAACAAATAACTTCACAGCTTTGGAGAAGATTGTTCACGAAAAGACCATGGAAAAACACGATCAAGAAATACAAATCGGTTGGTTGAAAAAGAACCTGCTTTCTGATTACTCCATAGATATTGAAAAAATCGATCACCAAGAGAAACTGTCTGAGGTCGAAGAACAGAAAGCGAGAAACAAGCTCGACCGTTTAAAGGGAAGAATCGCTGATTTCGGCGGGGTTGATCCTGAGTCTGAGGTTAAGTATGAGGAAGAGCTAAACCGATTCGAATTCATGACCACGCAAAGAAAAGACCTTCTCGATGCCGGACAGGAGCTAAAAAAGACTATTCGCAGGCTTGATAATATCGCGCGGGAGGAATTCCTCGAGACCTTCGAAAAAACAAGACTCAATTTTCGTCAAATATTCACAGAGTTATTCGAAGGCGGCGAGGCTGATCTCAAACTTGAAGAGGGTGTCGATGTCTTGGAAGCCGATATTGAAATAGCAGCGCGTCCTCGCGGGAAAAGGTTCTTATCGATTAATAAACTCTCTCAAGGAGAAAAGGCTCTGTGCGCTCTGTCGCTTCTTTTTGGATTATATAAGGTTAAACCAAGCCCATTTTGCATGCTCGACGAGGTAGATGCTCCTCTCGATGATGCGAATGTTAACCGCTTCCTACGGCTTATACGTCGCTTTGCTCAGGATACGCAATTCATACTTATTACGCATAATAAGAAGACTATGGAGGCAACAGATTTCCTTTATGGTATAACTATGCAAGAGCATGGAATATCGAAAGCGATATCGTTAAAACTCGCGGACCTCGCACTCGATTTCGAAAATCAATCGCCGGTTATTAAATAA
- a CDS encoding histidinol-phosphatase, with protein MTKLPELFEYVGAIHIHTKDSDGSKSHEEIIRIADRYHLDFLIFTDHMTMLHKSCEGWHGRLLAMVGYEIQDKKDENHYLAFGLENVLPKGLSAPEYVRRVRDEGGFGIIAHPDEVRDIPEVRAYPWTAWGVDVFDGIEVWNHMSAWLEGLDKNTRFRSLMHPRSILGTPSPQTLARWDKSAEKRRILGIGSLDAHAASYKLGPIRLTLFPYKVQLQSLRTHVLINSPLPIDDFNSAKKKFISALKQTSAFFSNYRWGNARGFRFWCESKRFTANMGESMSWHPSIVFKVKAPEPGTIRLVYRGEVVDTAEGSTAEFPIKGDGVYRVEVLKGEKGWIYSNHIKIFPSRRRSSSDTHGRFKKSDSKEKSSQQNRDSSSQNPRNTSQNNRDGEVSQKPQKSTNRRRRPRKKQPNQDSK; from the coding sequence ATGACAAAACTTCCCGAACTATTTGAATATGTTGGCGCTATACACATACACACAAAGGATTCCGATGGCAGTAAAAGCCATGAGGAGATTATCCGTATAGCCGATAGATACCACCTGGATTTTCTTATCTTTACCGATCATATGACCATGCTACATAAGTCTTGCGAGGGCTGGCATGGAAGATTACTTGCTATGGTTGGTTATGAAATTCAGGATAAAAAAGACGAGAATCATTACCTTGCTTTTGGTCTCGAAAATGTTTTACCGAAAGGATTATCCGCGCCGGAATATGTTCGTCGCGTCCGAGATGAGGGTGGATTTGGCATAATTGCTCACCCAGATGAGGTTCGCGATATCCCCGAGGTTCGCGCATATCCTTGGACTGCGTGGGGTGTCGATGTCTTCGATGGCATTGAGGTATGGAATCATATGTCTGCGTGGCTGGAAGGGCTCGATAAAAACACCCGATTTAGATCTCTCATGCATCCGAGAAGCATTCTCGGGACGCCTTCACCCCAGACGCTTGCTCGCTGGGACAAGAGCGCCGAGAAGCGTAGGATACTCGGCATAGGTTCCCTCGATGCCCATGCAGCATCATACAAATTAGGTCCAATTAGGCTTACACTTTTCCCATACAAAGTGCAATTACAATCTTTGAGAACCCATGTTTTAATCAATTCTCCGCTTCCTATAGACGATTTTAATTCCGCTAAAAAGAAATTTATCAGCGCACTGAAACAAACCAGTGCATTTTTCTCTAATTACCGTTGGGGCAATGCTAGGGGATTTCGTTTCTGGTGTGAATCGAAGAGATTCACTGCTAATATGGGCGAGTCTATGAGTTGGCATCCAAGTATAGTCTTTAAGGTAAAAGCGCCGGAGCCGGGGACGATCCGCCTTGTTTACCGAGGCGAAGTAGTCGATACCGCCGAAGGCTCGACCGCCGAATTCCCAATAAAAGGTGACGGTGTTTACCGTGTAGAGGTATTAAAAGGCGAAAAAGGCTGGATTTATTCTAATCACATCAAGATTTTCCCATCGAGAAGACGCTCATCAAGCGATACGCACGGTAGATTTAAGAAAAGCGACTCAAAAGAGAAATCTTCCCAACAAAACAGGGATTCCTCTTCTCAGAACCCTAGAAATACAAGTCAAAATAATCGAGATGGTGAAGTTTCACAGAAGCCTCAAAAATCTACAAACAGAAGACGTCGTCCCAGGAAGAAACAGCCCAACCAAGACAGCAAATAG